From the Polypterus senegalus isolate Bchr_013 unplaced genomic scaffold, ASM1683550v1 scaffold_575, whole genome shotgun sequence genome, the window tatccaggacagagcaattacaGGTCAAGGgacttgctcaggggcccaacggagtagagccacttctggcatttatgggattcgaaccagcaaccttctgattgtcaGCACAGTTCCccagtctcagagccaccactctgcaaaGGATTAGTTTAATAAGGGAAAATGATCCAAACCAGTTAACCAGAAAGAGCAAAAAATTTTGCATCAGATCAAATGTCTgagtcaaaaaacaaaagcaaatatccTGACAACATAAAAATCTTTTCCCTCTTAAAATTTCTAACTAGCAGAAATTAATTAGTTTAGGAAATATCCATGAACTTGGACACCAGCTAAGCAGACCACCATATTATGTAAAGACTGCATGATGCCGTAACATGCAACAATGCCCGATAAAATCTCAACTCAAAATTGGGGTGAAATAATGTCATTGGTGTTGTATTTCACAAGTGAGTTAAACACCTGCTGGGGGCTCACTTAACAGCTTTATCAAACACAGACATTTACAGCAGCACTCTCTATGTCTTTGCCACACtctgctctctctctttccctcctTCTCCCAGCATTCCCACACTGTGGTCTTTGTCACACGGACTAACACTAAACAGTATTATACACAAATATTTCAACAACTGCCATAAAggtgcaattattattatttatattgcagGCTGCAGTGTGCGCACCAGCTGCCTAAATCCAACACAGACAAACACTaggcacaagttcagcacacaactaaatttattttcattggGAAAGTGCTTCCCCCTCGCTTCCTACAgcaactctctttctctctcttgtcctccactcctcctcaggcaagCTTTGACCTCTAcgacctgactctggctcccagagctggctctgcagctccccctggtggctgcCATGGAACCCAATAATGCTGCATTAAATTCCcactcccagcgtgccctgcaggaatccatggtgccacagcaacccatggggctgccctctagcatcctgcAGGAGATAATGGACTGAGCCTCTTCTCTCgcccggtccttccatccagctgacATCTTGGCCGGGCAGGGCCCCTGGCCGTCTgcaacaatatattaaaaaagccAGACACAGTTCCCTATTTAAATCAGGatcaaaaaaaactttgtgtaatgtttttAAACTTACCTAACATAGTTCAGGGTTACAGCCTATCTCAGGTACACTGGTGCAAAGCAAAAACCAGCCCACTCACTGGGACCACTCACACACTGAGGACTGATTTAAAATTGACAGACACAGATGGATATTTTTTGGGAATGTTACAGGAAAACTGAGGTACCCAGAGAAAACTCACCAGAGTTTAAGCTCAGGATACTAGATACATGAAGCattagcactaaccactgtgctgcccaaacAGACAAAACTCCTTTAACCCTTGTTTCTTATGTTTCCATTAAATGCTAGATTTTActcacctctttttcttttctttcagtatCCAGTTCTACCATTTTATGACCATTGTGTTCACTCACCCCACAGATTGGGCAGATGCATATCTTGTCAGTTTTGCAATATATTTCCaaacttttctgatgttttacaCAGAGTTTCTCCTTTAGATTTCTGTCAGGATCAGTCAGCTTGTGATGCTTCAAGGCAGCTGCTTCATGATGGGGCTGTAGGTGAGTCTGGCAGAAGGAGGCCATACATGTCAGACATGACTTTACTGCTCTGAATGTCTTCTCTGTACAGATGTCACACTCCACATCGCTAAGGCCAGCATAATTCTCAGATGAAGGAAGTGGAGAAGGAGGAGGACTGATTACCATCCTCTTcaatttcttgatgacttcattcagcacGGTATTTCTGTGCAGCTCAGGCCTTGTGGTGAAGGTGTGTCTGCACTGAGGGCAGCTGCAcacttggctctgatcccagtagtcagtgaggcacttcagacagaaactgtgaccacaaGACAGTGACATGGGGTCACTAAATATGTCCAAACACATTGAGCAGCTGAACTCGTCCTGTAATCCAAACAGCTGAGCTTCAGCCATTCTCTATCAGAGGGAAAAGATGGAGAGGCAAATAGAAACAATCAGACAGACAAGGAGGTGACTTGTGAGGAAAGGAAAGTGAAAGTTTGCCTTTACTTGGACAAAACGAGGAAGAGATTTGAAGAGAAACCtgagaacaaaaacagaaagaacatCTCAGGAGACAAATGTCATGACTGCATATCTCAATGTGATGGTAAAAGAAGTGATAAACTGTACTAGCATGTCTAGTAATGTTTAAATCAGCTCAATTTGGTTATATATTCATTGTATGGTATGGTTTAAATCATGCATACTTACAAGTCTGTATGaatttacaaatgtaataaagtgaaaataaaatccaGTACATAAAGCTGTATAAACAGATTTGTATTGTAAATGCCAGGTGTTCTGAATCTTAGTTTTTGGATAAAAAAGGAAGAAGTtggtcatattattattattattattattattattattattattattattattattattattattattatatttttgactaattttacttagaattatcatattcttcaggtatccacaatctgtactaatctctgtttttctctgatgtctttctggttcttctgtagtGGTGATTTGCACCAACGCCACCTGATCAAGACACTGTGCAGCCACCTGTAATGCTGGAATGAAAATAAGTTCCTAAGCTGTCCACAAGATCAGCTTCATCGAATCCTCTCatttgaagcctgaaaacaaagaggactgatttaagaacatttacaCAGCtgacagcattgtcagcaaagtcaagatcagtgattcTTTCTTCGCCAACAGGTGGCGCACAGCCACtgaaccccatgaccttgcccaatacccagtccatgaAAGCATTTAAtggagtaggagcaaaaacacacccctgacaaaccccagattTAACTGGGAAAATGCAGGCCACCAAACTTGAGGGATCCCACAAAgtttcaggatgtcccacagggcagctcaatcaactgaggtgaatgctttacaaaaatcaacaaaggctgcaaagaaactctgccaatattcgtgtttgcgctccatgagaaccctcagtgccatgatgcagtcgatggtagacttcttaggcataaaaccagactgttccagtctctggtaggtgagcaagtgatcatggatcttaTTCAGGATGACCCTAggaaggaccttacctggcaccaaaagcagtgttatcccccagtATCCAGGCAATCATCCTTTCCTTTTCAGATAGGGATGGCAAGCccaattttccagtcagttgggatgacaccagtctcccaaatggaagcaaagattgcttgcaatctgggccggttctagacagggggcagacagaaatgtgaagggggcacatggtgatgacggaggtgggaaaggggtggggtggtggtgggcgTGCTCTGGATAACtttttttgtcatgtcattggattacaatttgtcaggcctctaccctaagacctgtccaacttgggtgtcccacctgaaggctaagcttctgctggtgtagctcttagggtcactgaggcacgcaaacctcCTGACTACGATAAGGTAGCAATCCCTcaagaggaaaactgaaaaataaaacaacaaaaaataaaatattcctcatcagattataacaactaaaaacatggcatttactttaattggatggcctatatcaaatatattcaaacccaacaataacacttctcactattgccaatattaacaaaactaaaagggtaggccaagttataaagaaaaacatcaaaaagtcttgaaaaataaaacagaaaaatagaataaaaaaataaataaataatgaataaaataaaatatccatccagatctttacaaccaacaatataaacattatcttaattggatggcctaattctcaaataaatttgcaaaataaagtaagagtaaataaaataagacctctcaatatatccaatatttacaaaactaaaaagggttggcatagtaatttaaaaaaaaaacaattcaccatgtctttttctacaattctcaaactaatttgtagaatacaacagatttagaactgaacatttgaactgttttcttctttttttgtcttgttttttttgcatcaactgaactctctgtttgtaactaaacagctccactctcctttctcctcaatccactctacaacaacagtttcctgtttccctttgcaaaaactcttccaaatgcatcatatccaagttatttgttatggacttctcatgggccaagatcaccaaattcctctttcttttatgtaacatggtgtgactatagggggttaggacccgtgactaagtggagaaggaactctcacatgatgctgaagacacaccaaataccagggctgttacacacaatttattcaactcaggaaaggcttccttgtactcctgcaggagtttacacacagtggacaggtctgtttcctttaaacatttttttgagcagcatctgttttgccacaagaacgtcatttttcagacttacagcatctgctacagtgccagccatcacagccagagggtgcaacagggtgggatctagaaatgcattagatttgggtgcaagactagatatgactctcatcaggtcaatattcttttgtgaaaatctagtttccatttctgaaatggccctgtcaaggatgttgagcagggatcttttcagaaactgatgggggaaatggtagggtcaccagagtctgtatggcccaaggttgagagcacaacactttgacccaggtgtttgctcattgttctccttctctttgttggatgtgactttTCCTCatcaggagatgacactccccaacagtcatcctcacggatggtttttaaggagtccagtgctgcactaacaacctcagaagcactgcacagatcaactgactgagactgtagaatagcatttgctggtttcaagacaccaagcacccgcactgggaactttccaatctcaaagaagtgatgcctcttaatttggcatagcaggcctgatacCTCGGTACACAGGTCAactgcatcatcatcatcctctgtcatctctgataggatactaaggatttgttcttgattgtccacagtgcaccttgtcacctcatagtggcttgtccatctgatctcaagcagcctttttagacaaggtgcatcatgtttattgagcacatagtggtggtgaaaaatgttgtagtgaactagataggctaaaaaatcttttgcacacggctcattctgcatggcatgcacagccactaagtgcagttggtggttgtagcagtggatgtataggacatatctgtcaagcttcttttggaacagagcttgtaccccacctctaaccccactcatcacagaagccccatcataacaccggttaagtatactgtcagcactgtagccagcatcagaaaggtgtaacagcatctcagaggtgatgtactctgcatcaagttgttacaagtcaagcaacccaataagatgctcctctggcatggaatttctgacaaaccgtattatcacagacacattttccacattgcacatatccctggtcccatcacttttgaggcaaaatcctacagaatcagcacttttatattttttcctgacttctccaagcaccatgtcagccagtgtttggataattgtattttggatatccttacatgtgtattttgcattttttgggatacccttagcaatgcttgctagcttcttgtccttctctaaggtatattccatcagttttagaaaaatacctgaagcaatgtcatcatcattacctgctgcatcatgtctcaaggtttctgccgTCCCaaggagccccaactcatttacacagagaaaccttacagCACTAccgatactcttgacatagtaatgttttttttcaagttgtgttttaccagccaacattgaatccacagtccccctgtggcctctctgcttttatgctcagtccagaaggttgaagcatgcacatggttgtggctggacacatgcctctgtagccccttgtctcgatcaagtgctgctttccagttgttaaaaccagttaaggtaaaaactacatccctctcattaacagtgctgccatatttctga encodes:
- the LOC120519608 gene encoding E3 ubiquitin-protein ligase TRIM47-like; amino-acid sequence: MAEAQLFGLQDEFSCSMCLDIFSDPMSLSCGHSFCLKCLTDYWDQSQVCSCPQCRHTFTTRPELHRNTVLNEVIKKLKRMVISPPPSPLPSSENYAGLSDVECDICTEKTFRAVKSCLTCMASFCQTHLQPHHEAAALKHHKLTDPDRNLKEKLCVKHQKSLEIYCKTDKICICPICGVSEHNGHKMVELDTERKEKEKHLGATLSEIRRRVEERKKTLKDTKRMMEQIK